A part of Microbacterium terregens genomic DNA contains:
- a CDS encoding class I adenylate-forming enzyme family protein has product MSGDTAVEDGPHTIGRWLIARAAQSPARIAIDDRGVTIDYATLALRATDLADGLRRVGYGPGSRLATISGNSTDHVVAFFACALAGVAFVPLSWRLTARELGEVLRRTDPALVLIDDEYGSLAAEALRALEVIPPLAPLGSTGVEAVVPSPREPRPMRHVRDDDPLLIIFTSGSEAAPKGVVLTHANCFWNNLALSQALPLTQDDVVLAMLPQFHVAAWNCQPLLAWWVGATVVLERSFQPARVLQLIHERRVTAMMGVPTQYAMLTRDRQWGVTDVSCLRLALVGGATLPAELHDAWAARGLALTQGYGLTEAAPNVLQLPAHDATAHPGAVGRPYPHVTVRIADPATGLPLEGEATGELWVRGPSVFAGYLDDEAATAAAMVGEWLRTGDLVHRDAAGVYRVVDRIKDIFISGGENVAPAEVELALCLHPLIESAAVVGVPDPVWGERGVAFVVPTAGAMLSTDEVLAHARRNLASFKIPVHVEIVESLPRSTIEKLARPRLRDRARQLLEGVHHDDSR; this is encoded by the coding sequence ATGAGCGGGGACACGGCCGTCGAAGACGGGCCGCACACGATCGGGCGCTGGCTCATCGCCCGCGCCGCCCAGTCCCCAGCACGCATCGCGATCGACGACCGCGGCGTCACGATCGACTACGCGACCCTCGCCCTGCGCGCGACCGACCTGGCCGACGGGCTCCGCCGGGTCGGGTACGGGCCCGGCTCGCGGCTGGCGACCATCTCGGGCAACTCCACCGACCACGTCGTCGCGTTCTTCGCGTGCGCGCTCGCCGGCGTCGCGTTCGTCCCGTTGTCGTGGCGTCTGACCGCGCGAGAACTGGGTGAGGTGCTGCGTCGCACCGACCCCGCGCTCGTGCTCATCGACGACGAGTACGGCTCGCTCGCCGCTGAGGCGCTGCGGGCACTCGAGGTCATCCCGCCGCTGGCCCCCCTCGGCTCGACCGGTGTCGAGGCGGTCGTGCCGTCCCCGCGAGAGCCGCGTCCGATGCGGCATGTCCGCGATGACGACCCGCTGCTGATCATCTTCACCTCGGGCAGCGAGGCCGCCCCCAAGGGCGTCGTGCTGACCCATGCCAACTGCTTCTGGAACAACCTGGCGCTCTCGCAGGCGCTGCCGCTGACGCAGGACGACGTGGTCCTCGCGATGCTGCCGCAGTTCCACGTGGCCGCCTGGAACTGCCAGCCGCTCCTGGCCTGGTGGGTGGGTGCGACGGTCGTGCTCGAGCGGTCCTTCCAGCCGGCGCGGGTGCTGCAGCTGATCCACGAACGACGGGTGACGGCCATGATGGGCGTGCCCACGCAGTACGCGATGCTCACCCGCGACCGGCAGTGGGGCGTGACGGATGTCTCGTGTCTGCGCCTGGCGCTCGTCGGCGGGGCGACCTTGCCCGCCGAACTGCACGACGCGTGGGCCGCGCGCGGACTGGCGTTGACCCAGGGATACGGGCTCACCGAGGCGGCGCCGAATGTGCTGCAGCTGCCCGCCCACGACGCCACCGCGCATCCCGGCGCCGTAGGGCGCCCGTACCCGCACGTCACTGTGCGGATCGCCGACCCCGCGACCGGGCTTCCGCTCGAGGGAGAGGCCACCGGCGAGCTGTGGGTCCGCGGGCCGAGCGTGTTCGCGGGCTACCTGGACGATGAGGCCGCGACCGCAGCGGCGATGGTCGGGGAGTGGCTGCGCACCGGCGACCTGGTGCACCGCGACGCCGCGGGTGTCTACCGCGTCGTCGACCGGATCAAGGACATCTTCATCTCGGGCGGCGAGAACGTCGCCCCTGCCGAGGTCGAGCTCGCGCTCTGCCTGCATCCGCTGATCGAGTCCGCCGCCGTCGTCGGAGTGCCCGACCCGGTCTGGGGCGAGCGGGGAGTGGCCTTCGTCGTTCCGACCGCCGGCGCGATGCTCTCGACAGACGAGGTGCTCGCCCACGCGCGCCGGAACCTCGCTTCGTTCAAGATCCCCGTGCACGTGGAAATCGTCGAGTCGCTGCCGCGCTCGACCATCGAGAAGCTCGCGCGGCCGCGCCTGCGCGACCGCGCGCGACAGCTCCTGGAGGGTGTGCACCATGACGATTCCCGATGA
- a CDS encoding branched-chain amino acid ABC transporter permease has product MSMLVLTLITGVGLGALYFLVASGLSLIYGLMHVLNFAHGAFLTLSAFIGWLVAQALGTESWVSFLLSIGVGALVGAVFATLTELVLIRPLYERHIEQVLVTVGLSFAAVALFEGIWGTDPVNIAGPPWLKQTTEVLGARIPNTYWVLMIAALLVLSALVIFLQKTRYGMIIRAGVENRSMVTALGIDVRRSFTLVFAIGGAAAGIGGVLAMHYTTFVSAHLGSTLLIFAFIVTVIGGLGSLTGAAIASVLVAVLQQFANSYLNGTGDFIVVILLALVLLVRPSGILGRKA; this is encoded by the coding sequence ATGAGCATGCTCGTCCTCACCCTCATCACCGGCGTCGGACTCGGCGCGCTCTACTTCCTCGTCGCCTCGGGCCTGAGCCTCATCTACGGCCTCATGCACGTGCTCAACTTCGCCCACGGGGCCTTCCTCACCCTCAGCGCGTTCATCGGCTGGCTCGTGGCGCAGGCGCTCGGCACGGAGTCGTGGGTCTCGTTCCTCCTTTCGATCGGGGTCGGCGCCCTGGTCGGTGCCGTGTTCGCGACCCTCACCGAGCTGGTGCTGATCCGACCGCTGTACGAGAGGCACATCGAACAGGTGCTGGTCACCGTCGGTCTGTCCTTCGCCGCCGTCGCCCTGTTCGAGGGGATCTGGGGCACCGACCCGGTCAACATCGCCGGGCCGCCGTGGCTCAAGCAGACCACCGAGGTACTCGGCGCGCGCATCCCGAACACGTACTGGGTGCTCATGATCGCCGCACTGCTCGTCCTGAGCGCGCTGGTGATCTTCCTGCAGAAGACCCGCTACGGCATGATCATCCGCGCCGGCGTCGAGAACCGCTCGATGGTGACGGCGCTGGGCATCGACGTGCGGCGCTCGTTCACCCTCGTCTTCGCGATCGGCGGTGCCGCAGCGGGCATCGGCGGAGTGCTGGCGATGCACTACACGACGTTCGTCTCGGCGCACCTCGGTTCGACGCTGCTGATCTTCGCGTTCATCGTCACCGTGATCGGGGGCCTCGGCTCACTCACCGGCGCCGCGATCGCCTCCGTGCTGGTCGCCGTCCTGCAGCAATTCGCCAACTCGTACCTGAACGGGACCGGCGACTTCATCGTCGTCATCCTGCTCGCGCTCGTGCTGCTGGTGCGACCGTCCGGCATCCTCGGGAGGAAGGCATGA
- a CDS encoding 3-hydroxybutyrate dehydrogenase, protein MTDQDLAGKRAVVTGGASGIGLACVHEFAARGAHVVVADHHVYLTESIADEVGGDPWLIDLADTKQLEDLALDADILVNNVGIQRVSPIPEFDPETFRLMQRLMVESPFLLIRAVLPGMYRRGWGRVVNVSSAHGLRASAFKSAYVTAKHGLEGLSKVTALEGAAHGVTSNCINPSYVRTPLVEHQITDQARVHGIPEDEVLEKVLLTENAIKRLIEPEEVASLVGWLVSDKAGMVTGASYTMDGGWTAR, encoded by the coding sequence ATGACGGATCAGGATCTGGCGGGCAAACGCGCGGTCGTCACCGGCGGTGCCAGCGGCATCGGGCTCGCCTGCGTGCACGAGTTCGCGGCGCGCGGCGCGCACGTCGTCGTGGCGGACCACCACGTCTACCTGACCGAATCGATCGCCGACGAGGTCGGCGGGGACCCGTGGCTGATCGATCTGGCCGATACGAAGCAGCTCGAGGACCTCGCCCTCGACGCGGACATCCTCGTCAACAACGTGGGCATCCAGCGGGTGAGCCCGATTCCCGAGTTCGACCCCGAGACATTCCGGCTGATGCAGCGGCTCATGGTCGAATCCCCGTTCCTGCTCATCCGCGCCGTGCTGCCGGGGATGTACCGCCGCGGGTGGGGCCGAGTCGTCAATGTGTCGAGCGCGCACGGTCTGCGCGCGAGCGCGTTCAAGTCCGCGTACGTCACTGCCAAGCACGGGCTCGAAGGACTCTCCAAGGTCACCGCTCTGGAGGGGGCCGCGCACGGGGTGACGAGCAACTGCATCAACCCGTCGTACGTGCGCACCCCGCTGGTCGAGCACCAGATCACCGACCAGGCGCGGGTGCACGGCATCCCCGAGGACGAGGTGCTCGAGAAGGTGCTGCTGACCGAGAATGCGATCAAGCGGCTCATCGAGCCGGAAGAGGTCGCATCGCTGGTGGGGTGGCTCGTCTCCGACAAGGCCGGCATGGTCACCGGCGCGTCCTACACGATGGATGGCGGGTGGACGGCTCGATGA
- a CDS encoding TetR/AcrR family transcriptional regulator: protein MTIPDELIGGEPGSVSSATGRPLTKRGEATRRRLLEAAEVVFAEQGYHEASIVKITERAGIGLGTFYLYFDSKQSIFEALVIDLNRRVRHSMSEAMAGASSRLEAERAGFTGFFHFTAEHPALYRVVREAEFVSPETLRLHYTRIVEGYEAGLSAAQTAGDVDRALDPEVTAWALMGMGELIGMRFLLWERDAQGKPPSVLDPKVFDDMMRFIDNALAPRREQGGKP from the coding sequence ATGACGATTCCCGATGAGCTGATCGGTGGTGAACCCGGGTCGGTGTCGTCTGCGACCGGACGCCCGCTGACCAAGCGCGGTGAGGCGACCCGCCGCCGGCTGCTCGAGGCTGCCGAAGTCGTCTTCGCCGAGCAGGGATATCACGAGGCATCCATCGTGAAGATCACCGAGCGGGCCGGAATCGGACTCGGCACCTTCTATCTGTACTTCGACAGCAAGCAGTCGATCTTCGAGGCGCTCGTGATCGACCTCAACCGGCGGGTCCGCCATTCCATGTCCGAGGCGATGGCCGGCGCGTCCTCGCGTCTCGAGGCCGAGCGTGCGGGCTTCACCGGGTTCTTCCACTTCACGGCCGAGCATCCCGCGCTGTATCGCGTGGTGCGCGAGGCCGAGTTCGTCTCGCCCGAGACTCTGCGTCTGCACTACACGCGCATCGTCGAAGGCTATGAGGCAGGGCTGAGCGCCGCGCAGACGGCCGGCGACGTCGACCGTGCGCTCGACCCCGAGGTGACCGCGTGGGCGCTGATGGGCATGGGCGAGCTGATCGGCATGCGCTTCCTGCTCTGGGAGCGCGACGCGCAGGGAAAACCGCCGTCGGTGCTCGACCCGAAGGTCTTCGACGACATGATGAGGTTCATCGACAACGCACTCGCGCCGCGTCGCGAGCAAGGGGGGAAGCCATGA
- a CDS encoding ABC transporter ATP-binding protein, protein MSTPAPSALKIDGLGLQIGGATILKDVELDVAAGSLVGVIGPNGAGKTTLFNVISGLMKPTSGRVLMHGNDITSASVPARARAGLGRTFQTSSLFPRLSVLENVRLAAQVSLGGDYSLLRFPRRTDAATELARAKLEAVGLTHKLDHAAGDISHGDKRKLEIAVLLVTNASIVLLDEPMAGVGSGDVSGLVENIRDMQRENGCTVLMVEHHIDVLMGLVQKVAVMYFGSIIAYDTPQNIMDNPLVQSAYLGTAAA, encoded by the coding sequence ATGAGCACCCCCGCCCCGTCCGCGTTGAAGATCGACGGCCTCGGCCTGCAGATCGGCGGCGCGACGATCCTCAAGGATGTCGAACTCGATGTCGCCGCCGGCTCGCTCGTCGGCGTCATCGGGCCCAACGGCGCCGGCAAGACCACGCTGTTCAACGTGATCTCCGGCCTGATGAAGCCCACGTCAGGACGCGTCCTGATGCACGGGAACGACATCACTTCAGCGTCCGTGCCCGCCCGGGCGCGGGCGGGGCTGGGGCGCACCTTTCAGACCTCGAGCCTGTTCCCGAGGCTCAGCGTCCTCGAGAACGTGCGCCTCGCGGCGCAGGTCTCGCTCGGCGGCGACTATTCGCTGCTGCGATTCCCGCGACGAACGGATGCCGCCACCGAGCTGGCACGGGCCAAGCTCGAGGCCGTCGGGCTCACGCACAAGCTCGACCACGCGGCCGGTGACATCTCGCACGGAGACAAGCGCAAGCTCGAGATCGCCGTGCTGCTGGTGACCAACGCGAGCATCGTCCTGCTCGACGAGCCGATGGCCGGCGTCGGCTCGGGAGACGTCTCAGGCCTCGTCGAGAACATCCGCGACATGCAGCGCGAGAACGGCTGCACGGTGCTGATGGTCGAGCACCACATCGATGTCCTCATGGGCCTGGTGCAGAAGGTCGCGGTGATGTACTTCGGCAGCATCATCGCCTACGACACTCCCCAGAACATCATGGACAACCCGCTCGTCCAGAGCGCCTATCTCGGAACGGCGGCCGCATGA
- a CDS encoding IclR family transcriptional regulator, giving the protein MVDTPRERSVPGAQSVARAARLLRLVTGAGDEGLTAADLARHADLTRPTAHRLLAALRQEGLVDQDEKSGRWMPGPELYLMGTAAASRYDITGIARDIVRSLAVRTEESAFLSVRRGDETVCLLREEGSFPIRSFVLSEGVRFPLGVASAGLAILAFLPPHDVDAYFERHPELPAKWGAAHGEKRLRTRLRETQERGYALNPGLIVEGSFGLGAAVFTRAGEPQWALSLTGVQFRFGPDRLADLGRTLLAHAHQLTTRVAATAR; this is encoded by the coding sequence ATGGTGGACACTCCGCGCGAACGATCGGTGCCCGGCGCGCAGTCGGTGGCGCGGGCCGCCCGTCTGCTGCGCCTCGTGACCGGCGCTGGCGACGAGGGGCTCACGGCGGCGGACCTCGCGCGCCACGCCGACCTGACGCGCCCCACCGCGCATCGGCTGCTGGCTGCGCTGCGACAGGAAGGGCTCGTCGATCAGGACGAGAAGAGCGGGCGGTGGATGCCGGGCCCCGAGCTGTATCTCATGGGAACGGCCGCGGCATCCCGGTATGACATCACCGGAATCGCACGCGACATCGTGCGCTCCCTCGCTGTGCGGACGGAAGAGAGCGCGTTCCTCTCGGTGCGACGCGGAGACGAGACGGTGTGCCTGCTCCGCGAGGAGGGCAGCTTTCCGATCCGGTCGTTCGTCCTCTCCGAGGGCGTGCGGTTCCCTCTCGGCGTTGCCTCGGCCGGCCTGGCGATCCTCGCGTTCCTGCCACCCCACGATGTGGACGCCTATTTCGAGCGGCATCCGGAACTGCCGGCCAAGTGGGGTGCGGCGCACGGCGAGAAGCGCCTCCGCACCCGCCTGCGCGAGACGCAGGAGCGCGGCTACGCCCTGAACCCCGGTCTGATCGTCGAGGGCAGTTTCGGTCTCGGCGCCGCGGTGTTCACGCGCGCGGGCGAGCCGCAGTGGGCGCTCAGCCTGACCGGCGTGCAGTTCCGGTTCGGACCCGATCGGCTCGCCGACCTGGGTCGCACGCTGCTCGCCCACGCGCATCAGCTCACGACGCGCGTCGCCGCGACCGCCCGCTGA
- a CDS encoding branched-chain amino acid ABC transporter permease, with product MTLRQAQGPGKWIPVVVGASLVVLMAVLPLLNISIPGILPTPTYMPGTLALLSLCMVFAALALSYNLLLGSAGMLSFGHALYFGAGAYGLGIALEHFGVPLFPGIFVALIGGMGIAFVTGAVAMRVSGIPFAMVTLAFAQAGSVLVRRNSGITGGEEGLSLNTEQVPDLLVGVVNTRNLYWFALAVLVIVYLVTLWVDTSRLGHLARATRENEQRVRVLGLRPYRAKLLVFVIAGVLASLAGVAYMLLQSGTVPRSVSADLTITILVMVVLGGVGFRWGAIVGGVLYTLLDQRLTVVAGSELVAGLPDVLRIPLSEPLFLLGVLFILVVMFLPGGIAGTIDAWWRRRRGERVRLSLQSMDDADAETDVPAEVRV from the coding sequence ATGACCCTTCGACAGGCTCAGGGACCGGGGAAGTGGATCCCCGTCGTCGTCGGCGCCTCCCTCGTGGTGCTCATGGCGGTGCTGCCGCTGCTGAACATCTCGATTCCCGGCATCCTGCCCACGCCGACGTACATGCCGGGCACACTGGCCCTGCTTTCGTTGTGCATGGTGTTCGCGGCCCTCGCGCTGTCGTACAACCTGCTGCTCGGCTCGGCCGGGATGCTGTCCTTCGGGCATGCGCTGTACTTCGGCGCCGGCGCCTACGGTCTGGGCATCGCGCTCGAGCACTTCGGCGTGCCGCTGTTTCCCGGCATCTTCGTCGCCCTCATCGGCGGAATGGGAATCGCCTTCGTCACCGGCGCCGTCGCGATGCGGGTGTCCGGCATCCCGTTCGCGATGGTCACCCTCGCCTTCGCGCAGGCAGGGTCGGTGCTGGTGCGCCGCAACTCCGGCATCACCGGGGGCGAAGAAGGCCTGAGCCTGAACACCGAGCAGGTGCCCGATCTGCTGGTCGGGGTGGTGAACACCCGCAACCTGTACTGGTTCGCGCTGGCCGTGCTGGTGATCGTCTACCTCGTCACGCTCTGGGTCGACACGTCGCGCCTCGGGCACCTGGCCCGCGCGACGCGGGAGAACGAGCAGCGTGTGCGCGTGCTCGGCCTGCGTCCGTACCGCGCGAAGCTTCTGGTCTTCGTGATCGCCGGCGTGCTGGCGAGCCTGGCCGGAGTCGCCTACATGCTGCTGCAGTCCGGCACCGTGCCCCGCTCCGTATCGGCCGACCTGACGATCACGATCCTCGTGATGGTCGTCCTCGGTGGCGTCGGGTTCCGGTGGGGTGCCATCGTGGGGGGCGTGCTGTACACACTGCTGGACCAGCGCCTCACGGTCGTGGCGGGGTCGGAGCTCGTCGCGGGGCTTCCCGACGTGCTGCGCATTCCGCTGTCCGAGCCGCTGTTCCTCCTCGGCGTCCTGTTCATCCTGGTGGTCATGTTCCTGCCGGGAGGCATCGCCGGCACGATCGATGCGTGGTGGCGTCGCCGTCGTGGCGAGCGCGTGCGTCTGTCGCTGCAGAGCATGGACGATGCGGATGCCGAGACCGACGTTCCCGCCGAGGTGCGCGTATGA
- a CDS encoding substrate-binding domain-containing protein: MRVTKKLLLGSVVATAALVLAACAPQAAAPGGDASETPSGPAEITVGIVTSETGPLAGYGKQYLDAFKAGMDYATDGTNEVDGTAITVEYKDDAGDPDKAVTAVKELIGAGVNIIGGSASSGVALAVAEQAAQNKVLFVSGPAAADAITGINEYTFRSGRQSAQDVATAGTFLDDIEGKTITVFAQNSAFGQGNEAAVKAILGAQGATVNSVLVAEDVTEFTPFAQQVLAGSPDLVFVAWAGATSGAMWQAMSQQGVLDEIPVVTGLGDAATFGAYGEASEKISFLNHYFPGANDNDVNEAMIELIEDAGGTPDLFSPDGFNAAIMIVQAIKEGKGDVDAMIAALEGFEFEGPKGAMTVRAGDHALIQEMYQAKLVADGATFVAELVDTAAADAVAPAEAK; encoded by the coding sequence ATGCGGGTTACGAAGAAGTTGCTCCTGGGCTCCGTGGTCGCCACGGCAGCGCTCGTCCTGGCCGCCTGCGCGCCGCAGGCTGCTGCCCCGGGCGGTGACGCCTCGGAGACGCCGAGCGGCCCGGCCGAGATCACGGTCGGCATCGTCACGAGCGAGACAGGACCGCTCGCCGGCTATGGCAAGCAGTACCTCGACGCGTTCAAGGCCGGCATGGACTACGCGACCGACGGCACCAACGAGGTGGACGGCACCGCGATCACGGTCGAGTACAAGGACGACGCGGGCGACCCCGACAAGGCGGTGACCGCCGTCAAGGAGCTCATCGGAGCAGGCGTCAACATCATCGGCGGCAGCGCCTCCTCGGGGGTCGCGCTCGCCGTCGCCGAGCAGGCCGCGCAGAACAAGGTGCTGTTCGTGTCGGGCCCGGCCGCTGCCGATGCGATCACCGGGATCAACGAGTACACGTTCCGCTCCGGCCGCCAGAGCGCACAGGACGTCGCGACCGCCGGAACGTTCCTCGACGACATCGAGGGCAAGACCATCACCGTGTTCGCACAGAACAGCGCGTTCGGTCAGGGCAACGAGGCGGCTGTGAAGGCGATCCTGGGCGCTCAGGGCGCCACCGTCAACTCTGTGCTCGTCGCCGAGGACGTGACGGAGTTCACGCCGTTCGCGCAGCAGGTGCTCGCCGGCAGCCCCGATCTGGTGTTCGTCGCGTGGGCCGGCGCGACCTCCGGCGCGATGTGGCAGGCGATGAGCCAGCAGGGCGTGCTGGATGAGATCCCGGTCGTGACCGGCCTCGGCGACGCCGCGACGTTCGGGGCGTACGGCGAGGCATCCGAGAAGATCAGCTTCTTGAACCACTACTTCCCGGGTGCGAACGACAACGACGTGAACGAGGCGATGATCGAACTCATCGAGGACGCGGGCGGCACGCCCGACCTGTTCAGTCCCGACGGCTTCAACGCGGCCATCATGATCGTCCAGGCGATCAAGGAAGGCAAGGGCGACGTCGATGCGATGATCGCGGCACTCGAAGGCTTCGAGTTCGAGGGCCCGAAGGGCGCGATGACCGTGCGCGCGGGCGACCACGCCCTCATCCAGGAGATGTACCAGGCCAAGCTCGTCGCCGACGGTGCGACGTTCGTCGCCGAGCTGGTGGACACGGCCGCCGCCGACGCGGTCGCTCCCGCCGAAGCCAAGTAG
- a CDS encoding ABC transporter ATP-binding protein, giving the protein MTAATSILEVRNLRCSIAGQQVVEDVTFSVPATGITAVLGRNGVGKTSTLRGILGLISRRGEVTLAGERIDGLPTHRIVQRGVGYVPEDREVFAKLTVAENLAIAERQKNPRREFVDALFPDLVQRRDQMAGTLSGGQQQMVSVARALLNDNRLLLVDEPTKGLAPRIVTEVTDALLEASKIVPILLVEQNLEVVRRLADGAIVIGGGRVVHTGRAREILDDDDLTRRLLGVHAEVGA; this is encoded by the coding sequence ATGACCGCCGCCACCAGCATCCTGGAGGTGCGCAACCTGCGCTGTTCGATCGCCGGACAGCAGGTCGTCGAGGACGTCACGTTCTCGGTGCCGGCGACCGGCATCACCGCGGTCCTCGGACGCAACGGGGTGGGCAAGACCTCGACGCTGCGCGGCATCCTGGGCCTGATCTCCCGCCGCGGCGAAGTCACGCTGGCCGGTGAACGCATCGACGGCCTGCCGACGCACCGGATCGTGCAGCGCGGGGTCGGCTACGTACCCGAGGACCGTGAGGTGTTCGCCAAGCTGACGGTCGCCGAGAACCTCGCCATCGCCGAGCGCCAGAAGAATCCGCGCCGGGAGTTCGTCGATGCGCTGTTCCCCGACCTCGTGCAGCGTCGCGACCAGATGGCCGGCACGCTCTCGGGCGGCCAGCAGCAGATGGTGTCGGTGGCCCGCGCCCTGCTGAATGACAACCGTCTTCTTCTTGTGGACGAGCCCACCAAGGGGCTCGCGCCGAGGATCGTCACGGAGGTGACCGACGCGCTCCTGGAGGCATCCAAGATCGTGCCGATCCTTCTCGTCGAGCAGAACCTCGAGGTCGTCCGCCGCCTCGCGGACGGTGCGATCGTGATCGGCGGCGGCCGCGTCGTGCACACCGGCCGCGCCCGCGAGATCCTCGACGACGACGACCTGACCCGTCGGCTGCTCGGTGTGCATGCGGAGGTGGGCGCATGA
- a CDS encoding alpha/beta hydrolase, with the protein MSRYRTAEVPVAGGDLHVGIWEPENGTADAAPAVLMIHGVTASHLSWPLVADRLPFARVIAPDLRGRGRSNELTGSAGLDAHARDLVAVLDALGIDRAVVVGHSMGAFVALVLGERYPERVSRLVLVDGGLPLDVPDELSADEVIRLVLGPTAERLAMRFASVEAYLDFWRAHPAFTRDWTPALEAYFAYDLVGEEPELRPATRYATLEEDSMDQNTGTAIAEALARLRHPTALLTAERGLLDQLPALYAADRLPDLLSAHPGITHVAVSDVNHYTIVLSERGADAVADVVRDQLALASAAVLS; encoded by the coding sequence ATGAGCCGCTACCGCACCGCCGAGGTCCCCGTCGCCGGCGGCGACCTGCACGTAGGCATCTGGGAGCCGGAGAACGGCACAGCGGATGCCGCACCCGCCGTCCTGATGATCCATGGCGTGACGGCATCCCACCTGTCCTGGCCGCTGGTGGCCGACCGCCTGCCGTTCGCGCGCGTGATCGCGCCGGACCTGCGGGGGCGGGGCCGCAGCAACGAGCTCACCGGCTCGGCCGGACTGGACGCGCACGCCCGGGACCTGGTCGCCGTGCTCGACGCGCTCGGAATCGACCGTGCGGTCGTCGTCGGCCACTCCATGGGCGCGTTCGTCGCGCTGGTGCTCGGCGAGCGGTACCCGGAGCGCGTCTCGCGCCTGGTTCTCGTCGACGGCGGGCTGCCTCTGGACGTGCCGGACGAGCTTTCCGCCGACGAGGTCATCCGTCTCGTTCTCGGGCCCACCGCCGAGAGACTCGCGATGCGCTTCGCCTCGGTGGAGGCCTACCTCGACTTCTGGCGTGCGCACCCGGCGTTCACACGCGATTGGACGCCCGCGCTCGAGGCGTACTTCGCGTACGACCTGGTCGGCGAGGAGCCGGAGCTTCGCCCGGCGACTCGCTATGCGACCCTCGAAGAGGACTCGATGGACCAGAACACCGGGACGGCGATCGCCGAGGCGCTGGCCCGGCTGCGGCATCCGACGGCCCTGCTGACCGCCGAGCGCGGGCTGCTGGATCAGCTGCCGGCGCTCTACGCCGCGGACCGGCTGCCGGACCTGCTGTCCGCGCACCCCGGAATCACCCATGTCGCGGTCAGCGACGTCAATCACTACACGATCGTGCTGTCCGAGCGCGGGGCGGATGCCGTCGCCGACGTCGTCCGCGATCAGCTCGCGCTCGCGTCCGCTGCCGTCCTGTCCTGA
- a CDS encoding ribonuclease H produces MSRYTVATDGACMRNPGPAGWAWVGEDGRWAAGSLEAGTNNIGELLAVLYAIRDHARLAELHIQADSMYAINTYQSWMDAHARRGWKTSTGQPTKNADILRALIEARDARRAANLPDVTFEHVKGHAGHRLNGWADERAVRASQHGDRGLGAIWSTDRGLALLDVTVDAPKAGGDKPRRKRTAASDA; encoded by the coding sequence ATGAGCCGGTACACGGTCGCGACGGACGGTGCCTGCATGCGCAATCCGGGCCCGGCCGGATGGGCGTGGGTGGGCGAGGACGGACGCTGGGCCGCGGGTTCGCTCGAGGCCGGGACGAACAACATCGGCGAGCTGCTGGCGGTGCTCTACGCGATTCGCGATCACGCGCGGCTGGCGGAGCTGCACATCCAGGCGGACTCGATGTACGCGATCAACACCTACCAGTCCTGGATGGACGCGCACGCGCGGCGTGGCTGGAAGACCAGCACGGGACAGCCCACGAAGAACGCGGACATCCTGCGTGCGCTGATCGAGGCCCGCGACGCCCGGCGCGCGGCGAATCTGCCCGACGTCACGTTCGAACACGTCAAGGGGCACGCCGGCCACCGCCTGAACGGCTGGGCCGACGAGCGGGCGGTGCGCGCTTCGCAGCACGGCGACCGGGGTCTCGGGGCGATCTGGTCCACGGACCGTGGTCTGGCGCTGCTCGACGTCACCGTCGACGCGCCCAAAGCGGGCGGCGACAAGCCGAGGCGCAAGCGGACCGCCGCGTCCGACGCGTGA